The following nucleotide sequence is from Cellvibrio sp. PSBB006.
GGACAATTGCAGGGTTTGCTTTAATAGTAAACGCGCTAGACCGCCACGCCGACGGTGCGGTACAACACACAGGTTGCGCATCAACCAGTAATCCTGTTGTGGCAGAAATCTTACCGCTGCATGTAACTCTGATGACGGCATCTCACGCAATGTATACACCTGTTCCAGGCGTCCGCAGTGAATCTGATAACCACAGTGTTTATAAAAACGATTGACCAGTGGATATTGCACTGGCAGAGGTTTTTCCAACCGATAATGTTCAAGCATACGGGAAGAACAACTATTCAGCGTCGTGAGGTAAGAGCAACAGGTTATTTATCCTTATCTGTATCGCCGGGATTATCCTCCAGATCCCCGAGGTCCAAAAATACATCATCATTATTACTGGTGCCGGTATCGTCGATAGGAATGTGTGCAGCAGGATCATCCGCTGAAACATCTATACCCAGAGGCGTTTGACCCACTTCCTGCATGGCCAACTTTTCATTGGACGAGACGGGCTTATCCGGTGTTTGTTCCAACTCATCCAACTCTTCAGTTGCTTTACTGCTGACGATCATGCGATAGGCAAAAAATGCCAGACCGAATACCAACAGGTTAGCCAATACAACGCCCGAATAAAGTACCCATTTACTCACACCATCAGTTGCTACTACAGGTTCAGGCTGCGGCTCGTCTTGCGTTTCCGCTTCTGGTTCTTCCACCACCTCTGGTTGCGGTTCCGGCGTAGCCGGTGGATCTTCAGCAACAGATAGAGGATTGATAGGATCATCCCCTTGCGGATAAACAAAATATTGTATCGGTAAAACTTCCTTAAATTCCGCACCATTGTTGCGTTTACCCGATACCGTCAACTCAATACTGTAACTGGATTCCACTGTCGGCGTTACGCGCAGCTGCCATTGTTGTTGATCGTTGATAGATAAGGGTTGCGACTCGCTGGTTCCGGCAGCATTTTTAATATTTGCATCAATGCGGGTGTTGGCGATATCCACCAACTGGGCGTCGGGCGCCACGTTTACCAGATAATGCAGACGCTGATCCTCGATCACTTTTTCCAGTGTTACGTTAAAGGGTGAGATCACCGAGACATGATGTTTAAATTCCCGCTGAAATGTTTTTCCATCAATCACAACACGAACGGTATATTCACCTGCCTCATCAAAAGTCGCCAAAGATTGTTGGTAGACACCATCAATGGGGGGATGGCGTTTACCCAGAGGAATTTGCCATTGTTGTTCGTCGTGATGACGCTTGATTTGCGCATGCATCGTCAACAATCCGAGAAACTCTGCGCTGGTTATGCGTTGTTTTTCTTCCTGAAAGAAAAATTGTAAATCCAGCGATTGGCCGACCAATAGATTGTTTATCAGCGGCGCAACCTGTAATTGAAGATCACTGACCACCGTGACTCGATTATCGGGATCAATGTCGGCTTTAAGTTGCCATTCTCCCGGTGCAGGTTGCTGCACAGTCACCAGGTCATAATTATCCGTGCTGAACCAGTTAACCTGGTCTTCCGCATTTGTCGACGTATAGGAAGTACCTTCCGGCGAGATCAGCACCGTCGGTGCTGCATCGGCTTTACGAAATGTCAGCACGGTGAATTCCTTGACACTGTCATCCACCAGAAATTTATTGCCCTCCAGCGGCAAACGTTCTGCGGGAACAGCCTGGTCAAAAATCCGCAAAAATGTCGTCATCAACTCATCAGCGGTGTCGGCTACGGCAAAGACGCCATCAGTACTCAAGGAAAGCGCCTGCATCAATTCCTGGTCCGCTGCGTCGGACAAGGCAATGGTATGAATAATATATCCCGCTGACTTTAACGCCGGTAAAAGTTCATTGAGGA
It contains:
- a CDS encoding vWA domain-containing protein, producing MRFLPRLAFMLLTIASIHSAAQSKDLPQPLPADVRLLIDISGSMKKTDPQNLRKPAMELLVQLMPEGSQAGIWTFGQSVNMLVPHRPVDDDWIKTAASKSAGITSVALYTNIGEALEQSSYDREKLTGDREKLSERYRNNIILLTDGVVDISLDADSNQRERSRILNELLPALKSAGYIIHTIALSDAADQELMQALSLSTDGVFAVADTADELMTTFLRIFDQAVPAERLPLEGNKFLVDDSVKEFTVLTFRKADAAPTVLISPEGTSYTSTNAEDQVNWFSTDNYDLVTVQQPAPGEWQLKADIDPDNRVTVVSDLQLQVAPLINNLLVGQSLDLQFFFQEEKQRITSAEFLGLLTMHAQIKRHHDEQQWQIPLGKRHPPIDGVYQQSLATFDEAGEYTVRVVIDGKTFQREFKHHVSVISPFNVTLEKVIEDQRLHYLVNVAPDAQLVDIANTRIDANIKNAAGTSESQPLSINDQQQWQLRVTPTVESSYSIELTVSGKRNNGAEFKEVLPIQYFVYPQGDDPINPLSVAEDPPATPEPQPEVVEEPEAETQDEPQPEPVVATDGVSKWVLYSGVVLANLLVFGLAFFAYRMIVSSKATEELDELEQTPDKPVSSNEKLAMQEVGQTPLGIDVSADDPAAHIPIDDTGTSNNDDVFLDLGDLEDNPGDTDKDK
- a CDS encoding GNAT family N-acetyltransferase; protein product: MLEHYRLEKPLPVQYPLVNRFYKHCGYQIHCGRLEQVYTLREMPSSELHAAVRFLPQQDYWLMRNLCVVPHRRRGGLARLLLKQTLQLSLQSAEHPGCYCFSLGPLQDFYQSLGFQAMLPEQTPASIAESYRRYSQHQPDLVLMALPGRLNFS